From Cardinium endosymbiont of Culicoides punctatus, the proteins below share one genomic window:
- a CDS encoding recombinase family protein — MTRLIGYARVSREEQELQLQLDALEKEGCTKNKIFIDKISGAKTNRPGLDDCLSELKEGDTLIVWRIDRLGRSMQHLVSLIENLRTRGISFKSICDGAIDTTTASGELIFNIFSSLAQFERRLIQERTRAGLEAARARGRNGGRKKIENNNPKVLMAKKMHKNHGMSIADICKTLKISRASFYRYLSI; from the coding sequence ATGACCAGATTAATTGGATACGCTAGAGTAAGTAGAGAAGAACAAGAACTACAACTCCAATTAGACGCACTTGAAAAAGAAGGATGCACAAAAAACAAAATATTCATAGACAAAATATCTGGCGCTAAAACAAACAGGCCTGGATTAGATGATTGTCTATCGGAACTCAAAGAAGGAGATACATTAATCGTCTGGCGCATTGATAGACTAGGACGTTCTATGCAACATTTAGTTTCCCTAATCGAAAACTTAAGAACAAGAGGGATAAGTTTTAAATCTATTTGCGATGGTGCAATTGATACAACTACTGCATCTGGAGAATTGATATTCAATATATTCTCTTCTTTAGCACAATTTGAACGGCGTCTTATTCAAGAACGTACAAGAGCCGGGCTAGAAGCCGCACGTGCAAGAGGTAGAAATGGTGGACGTAAAAAAATAGAAAATAATAATCCAAAAGTTTTAATGGCTAAAAAAATGCATAAAAATCATGGAATGAGTATAGCAGACATCTGTAAAACATTAAAAATATCAAGAGCTAGCTTCTACCGTTATTTGTCTATCTAA
- a CDS encoding recombinase family protein has protein sequence MFIRAYLRASTQDQFADRAKELLEQFVHERGHKITSYYRENISGIKLDRPELGWLLMDSHQNDILLVEQVDRLIRLNNSDWETLKKKIQQNQLKIVSLDIPTSWQALSGKEPAQNDPVTRAVISAINNMLIDLMAAMSHKDWISRRQRQKQGIERAHEQGKYKGKQADHERHQKVMYYRNVKKLSIHETAQATGYSASQVCRIQRLYQK, from the coding sequence ATGTTTATCAGAGCTTATTTGAGAGCTTCAACTCAAGATCAGTTTGCAGATCGAGCCAAAGAACTGCTCGAGCAGTTTGTTCATGAAAGAGGACACAAAATCACTAGCTATTACCGAGAAAATATCAGTGGAATAAAACTGGATAGACCAGAACTGGGGTGGCTACTCATGGACAGTCACCAAAATGATATCTTACTGGTAGAGCAGGTCGACAGGCTGATACGATTGAACAACAGTGACTGGGAAACACTGAAAAAGAAAATTCAACAGAACCAACTGAAAATTGTGAGTCTGGATATACCTACCTCTTGGCAGGCTTTGTCTGGCAAAGAACCAGCACAAAATGATCCAGTAACACGTGCGGTAATTTCCGCAATCAATAATATGCTTATAGACCTGATGGCCGCAATGTCGCATAAGGATTGGATCAGCCGTCGGCAACGGCAAAAACAGGGAATCGAAAGAGCGCACGAACAAGGTAAATATAAGGGAAAACAGGCTGATCATGAGCGACACCAGAAAGTGATGTACTATCGAAATGTTAAAAAACTAAGTATCCACGAAACCGCGCAGGCTACCGGGTACAGCGCTTCTCAGGTATGCCGTATTCAACGATTGTACCAAAAGTAA